Proteins encoded together in one Oncorhynchus nerka isolate Pitt River linkage group LG19, Oner_Uvic_2.0, whole genome shotgun sequence window:
- the LOC115101128 gene encoding phosphoglycerate mutase 2-like → MTTAHKLVIVRHGESEWNQYNKFCGWFDADLSEKGLEEAKRGAKAIKDAGMKFDICHTSVLKRAVKTLWTILEGTDQMWLPVYRTWRLNERHYGGLTGLNKAETAEKHGEEQVKIWRRSFDIPPPPMEHDHAYHKIISESRRYKGLKPGELPTCESLKDTIARALPYWNDVIAPQIKAGKNVIIAAHGNSLRGIVKHLEGMSDAAIMELNLPTGIPIVYELDANLKPVKPMAFLGDAETVKKAMEAVAAQGKAKK, encoded by the exons ATGACTACTGCCCATAAGTTGGTGATCGTCCGTCATGGCGAGAGTGAGTGGAACCAGTACAACAAATTTTGCGGCTGGTTTGATGCCGACCTCAGCGAGAAGGGCCTGGAAGAGGCCAAACGTGGTGCCAAGGCCATCAAGGACGCCGGAATGAAGTTTGACATCTGCCACACCTCCGTGCTGAAGCGAGCAGTCAAGACCCTGTGGACCATCCTGGAGGGCACAGACCAGATGTGGCTTCCCGTGTACCGCACATGGCGTCTGAACGAGCGCCACTACGGCGGCCTGACAGGTCTCAACAAGGCAGAGACAGCCGAGAAGCACGGAGAGGAGCAGGTCAAGATCTGGCGTCGTTCCTTCGACATCCCCCCTCCCCCCATGGAACACGACCACGCCTACCACAAGATCATCAGTGAA TCAAGGCGCTACAAGGGCCTGAAGCCCGGTGAGCTGCCCACATGTGAGTCCCTGAAAGACACTATTGCCCGTGCCCTGCCCTACTGGAACGATGTCATCGCACCTCAGATCAAGGCTGGCAAGAACGTCATCATCGCTGCCCACGGCAACAGCCTCCGCGGAATTGTCAAGCACTTAGAGG GCATGTCAGACGCTGCCATCATGGAGTTGAACCTGCCAACAGGTATCCCCATTGTGTACGAGCTGGACGCAAACCTGAAGCCCGTCAAGCCCATGGCTTTCCTGGGAGACGCTGAGACTGTGAAGAAGGCCATGGAGGCTGTAGCTGCCCAGGGCAAAGCTAAGAAGTAA
- the LOC115147008 gene encoding neurofilament light polypeptide-like has protein sequence MRLRQSSSSCYKSWSHCSSISLGSSPEPYRHIDTEPDRAACPPSPAMSTLGFDPYYSSSSYRRWHVEGAPRGVMTKGRSRSAFSSHASPLSSSVSSRLQYSSPGQALHSSMASSSSVELELSQATQVSSEFRTVRTQERAQLQDLNDRFAGFIERVRELEQQNRALEAELVMLRQRHGEPSRLAALYEQEARALRAAVDEARGEQQAALGQRERLEQVLSALQARYEEEVVAREDVEGRLLDARCGADQTALARAELEKRVETLLDEVAFLKKLHEREVVELQAQAQLGAQVAVEMEAATPDLSGALRDIRAQYERLAAKNMQSAEEWFHGKVGSLTESVAQHSDAVRSSRDEAGEYHRQLKAHLLEIDTCRSLNKSLENQLHIMEDKQSAEISNMQDTIGQLENDLRATKQEMARYLKDYQDLLNVKMALDIEIAAYRKLLEGEESHFSVGGSGGMSNVYGHSLSVMPSFSRSMFSMQSSLSSGAPYLMTSRFLGSSFVSGEDIISTSLAQRDSASPPQEEEEEEKEEEEAMAEEEAEEKKEEGQEEEEEGGEEKEEKGEEKEEDGDEGGEEEKEDGEDAKDGDQGGDENAETAKEDGEKDKDEGGEQDGKEGVEEEWVEKEGGDDKEGGDKDEEVKDEGKSEEKKDDDSETKEGKGEPEMSKSEEKREKSAEEKD, from the exons ATGCGCCTGCGTCAGAGTTCTTCCTCCTGCTATAAAAGCTGGAGCCACTGCAGCAGCATCAGTCTGGGTTCTTCACCTGAGCCCTACAGACACATTGACACAGAGCCAGACAGAGCTGCCTGCCCTCCCAGCCCAGCCATGAGTACCCTCGGCTTTGACCCTTACTACTCATCCTCCTCCTATCGCCGCTGGCACGTGGAGGGAGCCCCCCGCGGAGTGATGACCAAGGGGAGGTCACGATCGGCCTTCTCCTCCcacgcctcccctctctcctcctccgtgAGCTCCCGTCTGCAGTACTCCTCTCCTGGCCAGGCTCTGCATTCATCCATGGCCTCTTCCTCCTCTGTGGAACTGGAGCTGAGCCAGGCGACCCAGGTGAGCTCTGAGTTCCGCACAGTGAGGACCCAGGAGAGGGCCCAGCTGCAGGACCTCAACGACCGCTTCGCTGGCTTCATCGAGCGTGTGCGGGAGCTGGAGCAGCAGAACCGTGCACTGGAGGCTGAGCTGGTGATGCTGAGGCAAAGGCACGGTGAACCCTCCCGCCTGGCAGCCCTTTATGAGCAGGAGGCGCGGGCCCTGAGGGCCGCCGTGGATGAGGCGCGTGGGGAGCAGCAGGCCGCCTTGGGCCAGAGGGAGCGCCTGGAGCAGGTCCTGAGCGCCCTGCAGGCCCGCTacgaggaggaggtggtggcccGCGAGGACGTGGAGGGCAGGCTGCTGGATGCACGGTGTGGGGCCGACCAGACTGCCCTGGCCAGGGCTGAGCTGGAGAAGAGGGTGGAGACCCTGCTGGACGAGGTGGCCTTCCTCAAGAAGCTCCACGAGAGGGAGGTGGTGGAGCTCCAGGCCCAGGCCCAGCTGGGGGCCCAGGTGGCTGTGGAGATGGAGGCAGCCACACCAGACCTGTCCGGTGCTCTGAGGGACATCCGGGCCCAGTACGAGAGGCTGGCGGCCAAGAACATGCAGTCTGCTGAGGAGTGGTTCCATGGGAAGGTGGGCTCCCTGACGGAGAGTGTTGCCCAGCACAGCGATGCGGTGAGGAGCTCCAGGGATGAGGCAGGGGAGTACCACCGGCAGCTCAAGGCCCACCTGCTGGAGATCGATACCTGCCGGAGTCTCAACAAGTCTCTGGAAAACCAGCTACACATCATGGAGGACAAGCAGAGCGCTGAGATCAGCAACATGCAG GACACTATTGGCCAGCTGGAGAATGATCTGAGAGCCACCAAGCAGGAGATGGCTCGCTACCTGAAGGACTACCAGGACCTGCTGAATGTTAAGATGGCCTTGGACATTGAGATCGCTGCCTACAG GAAGCTGCTGGAGGGGGAGGAGTCTCACTTCAGTGTGGGCGGATCAGGGGGTATGTCCAATGTCTATGGCCACAGCTTGTCAGTCATGCCCTCCTTCAGCCGCTCCATGTTCTCAATGCAGTCTAGCCTGAGCTCTGGCGCCCCCTACCTGATGACCTCACGCTTCCTCGGCTCCTCATTCGTCTCTGGAGAAGACATCATCTCTACCAGCCTGGCCCAGCGGGACTCTGCCAGCCCaccacaggaggaggaagaggaggagaaggaggaagaggaggcgatGGCGGAGGAAGAAGcagaagagaagaaagaggagggacaggaagaggaagaagagggtggagaggagaaggaggaaaagggagaagagaaagaggaagatggGGATGAGGGAggcgaggaggagaaggaagatggAGAGGATGCTAAAGATGGAGATCAAG GTGGAGATGAGAATGCAGAAACTGcaaaagaggatggagagaaagataaGGACGAGGGTGGGGAGCAGGATGGAAAGGAAGGTGTGGAAGAGGAgtgggtagagaaagagggaggagatgatAAAGAAGGGGGAGATAAAGATGAAGAGGTGAAAGATGAAGGTAAAAGTGAGGAGAAAAAAGATGACGACTCAGAAACCAAAGAAGGGAAGGGCGAACCAGAGATGTCCaagagtgaggagaagagagaaaaatcTGCCGAAGAGAAAGACTAA
- the nefma gene encoding LOW QUALITY PROTEIN: neurofilament medium polypeptide (The sequence of the model RefSeq protein was modified relative to this genomic sequence to represent the inferred CDS: inserted 1 base in 1 codon) → MSYHPVDTVGSPFRRSMDSRTSYGRSSGTPSSGFRSQSWSRSSPNKPYKRSVNMPVARAYSSTLLSSADSVDFSQTNGDYKRSNEKEQLQGLNDRFAGYIDKVHYLEQQNSQIEEEIQALRQKQVSQSQLGDLYDQELQELRSMLEQIHHDKAQIQLDTDHIEEDIQRIRDRFDEEARIRDETEGIIRALKKDMNDSELVKSELEKKVQSLQDEIAFIRNNHEEEVSELFAQVQASQVTMERKDFQKTDITEALREIRTQLEGHSNQNLQQVEDWFMCRYSKLTDAAEQNKDAIKSARDEIADYRRQLQSKTVELESVRGTRESLERQLNDIEDRHNNDLSSLQETIHQLDNELKGTKWEMARHLREYQDLLNVKMALDIEIAAYRKLLEGEETHFSTFPYRQAVTSSKKSKSGPPKLKVQHKFVEEIIEETRVEDEKSEMDEALEEIAQELSAALEAEATDDREEEGEDKGEEEGEEAVGHGEEGEGDSEEVVASTESQVSSSAPAEEEEEDKNGGDEEEDGGEGAEEGEKEEEGEKEGKGESEKGDDAEGGDEGEGREEGEETAPESKVSPDKEKAGEKEGSGGEEETADGEGEEEGGDKEEVASSDKGSKDGDDTDEKDKKGKDEKDDKTDEADVAKTESPKTDAPKSEVPKAEAQKSEAPKVSKPDSLKAESPKAGSPKSESPKAGSPKHESPKAGSPKSESPKPGSPKSETPKPAGSPKSESPKPAGSPKSESPKPAGSPKSESPKLGSPKAESPKEEAPKPEAPKSEAXKAAEEKVDKKGDSEEEKVEKKDAALSGEVEKGAPEDKKDDGKKEETDVISNGVDESPTKDDPNQKDDPNQKDDPSQKVVITKTVETITTGEDGAKHVIKSVTVTETVKETEDMIQEKMVSSKTLEKHSSKSVKVVTETE, encoded by the exons ATGAGTTACCACCCGGTGGACACCGTAGGGAGTCCATTCAGGAGAAGCATGGATAGTAGGACAAGCTACGGCCGCTCCTCCGGCACCCCCTCCAGCGGGTTCCGCTCTCAGTCCTGGTCCCGGTCAAGCCCTAACAAGCCCTACAAGAGGAGCGTCAATATGCCTGTAGCCAGAGCGTACAGCTCCACACTCCTCAGCTCCGCCGACAGCGTTGATTTCAGTCAAACTAACGGAGACTACAAGCGTTCCAATGAGAAAGAGCAGCTCCAGGGGTTAAACGACCGCTTCGCCGGTTACATCGATAAGGTGCACTATCTGGAGCAGCAGAACAGCCAGATTGAGGAGGAGATCCAGGCGCTGCGGCAGAAACAGGTGTCGCAGTCCCAGCTAGGCGATTTATACGACCAGGAGCTCCAGGAGCTGCGCTCCATGCTGGAGCAGATCCACCACGATAAGGCGCAGATCCAGCTCGACACAGACCACATCGAGGAGGACATCCAGAGAATTAGGGACCGCTTCGACGAGGAAGCTCGCATCAGGGATGAGACGGAAGGCATCATCCGGGCGCTCAAAAAAGATATGAACGACTCTGAGTTAGTGAAGTCGGAGTTGGAGAAGAAAGTCCAGTCACTGCAGGATGAGATTGCCTTTATCCGTAACAACCACGAGGAAGAGGTGAGCGAGCTGTTCGCCCAGGTGCAGGCGTCTCAGGTGACCATGGAGAGGAAAGACTTCCAGAAGACGGACATCACCGAGGCGCTCCGGGAGATCCGCACCCAGCTCGAGGGCCACTCCAACCAGAACCTGCAGCAGGTGGAGGACTGGTTCATGTGCCGCTATTCCAAGCTCACTGATGCTGCGGAACAAAACAAAGATGCAATAAAGTCCGCCCGTGATGAGATTGCAGACTACCGCCGCCAGCTCCAGTCCAAGACCGTGGAATTAGAATCGGTCCGGGGAACCAGGGAGTCACTGGAAAGGCAGCTGAATGACATCGAGGACCGACACAACAACGACCTGTCCAGCCTGCAG gagaccatccaccagcTGGATAATGAGCTCAAGGGCACGAAGTGGGAGATGGCGCGTCATCTGCGCGAGTACCAGGACCTGCTCAATGTCAAGATGGCTCTTGACATCGAGATTGCTGCATACAG GAAACTCCTAGAAGGTGAGGAGACCCACTTTAGCACTTTCCCTTACCGCCAAGCTGTCACCTCCTCTAAGAAGTCCAAGTCTGGGCCTCCCAAACTGAAGGTCCAGCACAAGTTTGTAGAGGAGATCATTGAGGAGACCAGGGTGGAGGATGAAAAGTCTGAAATGGACGAGGCCCTGGAAGAGATTGCCCAGGAGCTGTCTGCCGCACTGGAGGCAGAGGCAACAGATgacagagaagaggaaggagaggataagggagaagaggaaggagaagaagcagTGGGacatggagaagagggagagggtgacTCAGAAGAGGTTGTAGCCTCCACTGAATCCCAAGTGAGCTCCAGCGCCCCtgctgaggaggaagaggaggacaaaaACGGTGGCgatgaagaagaagatggaggagagggtgctgaggagggagaaaaagaggaagAGGGTGAGAAAGAAGGAAAGGGTGAGAGTGAGAAGGGAGATGATGCAGAAGGTGGTGatgagggagaaggaagggaagagggagaggagacagccccAGAATCAAAGGTCTCTCCTGACAAAGAGAAggctggagagaaggaaggaagtggaggagaagaagagacagcagatggagagggagaagaggagggtggtgATAAAGAGGAAGTTGCAAGTAGTGACAAAGGATCCAAAGATGGAGATGATACGGATGAGAAAGATAAGAAAGGAAAGGATGAGAAAGATGACAAAACAGATGAGGCAGATGTAGCCAAGACAGAGTCTCCCAAAACAGATGCCCCCAAGAGTGAGGTCCCAAAAGCTGAGGCCCAGAAATCTGAGGCCCCAAAGGTCTCCAAGCCAGACTCCCTGAAAGCTGAATCCCCTAAGGCTGGGTCCCCTAAGTCTGAGTCACCAAAAGCTGGATCCCCCAAACATGAATCCCCCAAAGCTGGTTCCCCTAAATCTGAATCCCCAAAACCTGGCTCCCCCAAATCTGAAACCCCCAAACCTGCAGGATCCCCCAAATCTGAATCCCCCAAACCTGCTGGTTCCCCCAAATCTGAATCCCCCAAACCTGCAGGGTCCCCCAAATCTGAATCCCCCAAATTGGGATCCCCTAAAGCAGAGTCCCCTAAGGAAGAGGCTCCCAAACCAGAAGCTCCCAAGTCAGAGG CCAAGGCTGCAGAAGAGAAAGTAGACAAAAAGGGTGattcagaggaagagaaggtagaaaAGAAAGATGCAGCTTTGAGCGGAGAAGTGGAGAAGGGTGCCCCAGAGGACAAAAAGGACGATGGGAAGAAAGAGGAGACGGATGTGATCTCAAATGGAGTGGACGAGAGCCCCACCAAAGATGACCCCAACCAGAAAGATGACCCCAACCAGAAAGATGACCCCAGCCAGAAGGTGGTCATCACCAAAACGGTGGAGACCATCACCACTGGAGAGGATGGAGCCAAGCATGTCATTAAATCAGTCACTGTCACCGAGACTGTGAAGGAGACTGAGGATATGATTCAGGAGAAGATGGTGTCCAGCAAGACGTTGGAGAAACACTCTTCCAAGTCCGTCAAGGTGGTGACCGAAACCGAGTGA